A portion of the Scylla paramamosain isolate STU-SP2022 chromosome 2, ASM3559412v1, whole genome shotgun sequence genome contains these proteins:
- the LOC135106828 gene encoding cilia- and flagella-associated protein 251-like, with protein EEEEEEEEEEEEEEEEEEEEEEEEEEEEEEEEEEEEEEEEEEEEEEEEEEEEEEEEEEEEEEEEEEEEEEEEEEEEEEEEEEEEEEEEEEEEEEEEEEEEEEEEEEEEEEEEEEEEEEEEEEEEEEEEEEEEEEEEEEEEEEEEEEEEEEEEEEEEEEEEEEEEEEEEEEEEEEEEEEEEEEEEEEEEEEEEEEEEEEEEEEEEEEEEEEEEE; from the coding sequence gaagaagaagaagaagaagaagaagaagaagaagaagaagaagaagaagaagaagaagaagaagaagaagaagaagaagaagaagaagaagaagaagaagaagaagaagaagaagaagaagaagaagaagaagaagaagaagaagaagaagaagaagaagaagaagaagaagaagaagaagaagaagaagaagaagaagaagaagaagaagaagaagaagaagaagaagaagaagaagaagaagaagaagaagaagaagaagaagaagaagaagaagaagaagaagaagaagaagaagaagaagaagaagaagaagaagaagaagaagaagaagaagaagaagaagaagaagaagaagaagaagaagaagaagaagaagaagaagaagaagaagaagaagaagaagaagaagaagaagaagaagaagaagaagaagaagaagaagaagaagaagaagaagaagaagaagaagaagaagaagaagaagaagaagaagaagaagaagaagaagaagaagaagaagaagaagaagaagaagaagaagaagaagaagaagaagaagaagaagaagaagaagaagaagaagaagaagaagaagaagaagaagaagaagaagaagaagaagaagaagaagaagaa